Proteins from one Chelonia mydas isolate rCheMyd1 chromosome 14, rCheMyd1.pri.v2, whole genome shotgun sequence genomic window:
- the SOX9 gene encoding transcription factor SOX-9, with translation MNLLDPFMKMTEEQDKCISGAPSPTMSDDSAGSPCPSGSGSDTENTRPQENTFPKGDPDLKKESDEDKFPVCIREAVSQVLKGYDWTLVPMPVRVNGSSKNKPHVKRPMNAFMVWAQAARRKLADQYPHLHNAELSKTLGKLWRLLNESEKRPFVEEAERLRVQHKKDHPDYKYQPRRRKSVKNGQSEQEEGSEQTHISPNAIFKALQADSPQSSSSMSEVHSPGEHSGQSQGPPTPPTTPKTDVQPGKQDLKREGRPLQEGGRQPPHIDFRDVDIGELSSDVISNIETFDVNEFDQYLPPNGHPGVPATHGQPGQVTYSGSYGISSTPATQAGTGHVWMSKPQPQPQQPPPQAQPQHAMTTLSSEQGQSQQRTHIKTEQLSPSHYSEQQQHSPQQLNYSSFNLQHYSSSYPTITRSQYDYTDHQSSNSYYSHAASQSTSLYSTFTYMNPTQRPMYTPIADTTGVPSIPQTHSPQHWEQPVYTQLTRP, from the exons ATGAATCTCCTAGACCCCTTCATGAAAATGACAGAAGAGCAGGACAAATGCATCTCTGGCGCCCCTAGCCCCACCATGTCGGACGACTCCGCGGGGTCCCCCTGCCCTTCTGGTTCCGGCTCGGACACTGAGAACACCAGACCCCAAGAAAACACTTTCCCCAAGGGCGATCCGGATCTGAAGAAAGAGAGCGACGAGGACAAATTCCCGGTGTGCATCCGAGAGGCGGTCAGCCAAGTCCTGAAGGGTTACGACTGGACCCTGGTGCCCATGCCGGTCCGTGTGAACGGATCCAGCAAAAACAAGCCCCACGTGAAGAGACCCATGAACGCCTTCATGGTGTGGGCACAGGCGGCCCGGAGGAAGCTGGCGGACCAGTATCCGCATCTGCACAACGCAGAGCTCAGCAAAACGCTGGGCAAACTCTGGAG GTTGCTGAATGAAAGCGAGAAGCGCCCTTTCGTGGAGGAGGCCGAGAGGCTGCGGGTCCAGCACAAGAAGGACCATCCCGACTACAAGTACCAGCCCCGGAGGAGAAAGTCAGTGAAGAACGGGCAGTCGGAGCAGGAGGAGGGCTCCGAGCAAACACACATCTCCCCCAATGCCATTTTCAAGGCCCTGCAGGCGGATTCTCCTCAGTCTTCCTCCAGCATGAGTGAGGTTCACTCTCCTGGGGAGCACTCTG GGCAGTCCCAGGGGCCCCCGACCCCTCCTACTACACCCAAAACAGATGTCCAGCCTGGGAAGCAAGACCTGAAGCGAGAAGGGCGCCCTTTGCAGGAAGGAGGAAGACAACCGCCCCACATTGACTTCCGGGATGTGGACATTGGGGAACTCAGCAGCGACGTCATCTCCAACATAGAGACCTTTGACGTAAATGAGTTCGACCAGTACCTCCCACCCAACGGTCACCCGGGAGTCCCGGCCACCCACGGCCAACCCGGTCAAGTCACCTACAGCGGCAGCTATGGGATCAGTAGCACGCCCGCCACTCAAGCTGGAACCGGGCACGTTTGGATGTCCAAGCCACAGCCGCAGCCACAGCAGCCGCCGCCCCAGGCCCAGCCGCAGCATGCGATGACCACCCTGAGCAGCGAACAGGGCCAGTCCCAGCAGAGGACACACATCAAGACAGAGCAGCTCAGTCCCAGCCATTACAGCGAGCAACAGCAGCACTCCCCTCAGCAGCTCAATTATAGCTCCTTCAACCTTCAGCACTACAGTTCCTCCTACCCGACCATCACCCGCTCGCAGTATGACTACACAGATCACCAGAGTTCCAACTCCTACTACAGCCATGCGGCCAGCCAGAGCACCAGCCTCTACTCCACCTTCACGTACATGAACCCCACCCAAAGGCCCATGTACACGCCCATTGCAGACACTACCGGAGTCCCTTCCATTCCCCAGACCCACAGCCCGCAGCACTGGGAACAGCCTGTCTACACACAGCTTACGAGGCCCTAA